A single Agromyces sp. CF514 DNA region contains:
- a CDS encoding bile acid:sodium symporter family protein, with protein sequence MNIDDVVLNFTPGSMIALNIVLGFIMFGIALDTAPSDFTAVLKAPKAMIIAMIAQIVLLPAVTFGLTLLLNVQASIALGMILVACCPPGNISQVLTYRSRGNVALSVSMTAVANVLYIFILPISVVFWGSLHPTASELVRTVSLNGWQMLLEIFLIIGLPFFAGLLIRAKWPTFAKRVQPYARWISLAALVGFIAIALIGNWAVFMAYIGVVLVAVFLHDAIALGLGYASARIGGLPSRERKAITFEVGIRNAGLGLGLVFTFFGGIGGMAIVAGWWGIWDIIAGLALATVWARVTRKADAARAASLAGASSVLVAADGSRPADPEASA encoded by the coding sequence ATGAACATCGACGACGTCGTCCTGAACTTCACGCCCGGCTCGATGATCGCCCTGAACATCGTGCTCGGCTTCATCATGTTCGGCATCGCGCTCGACACCGCGCCGTCGGACTTCACGGCCGTGCTCAAGGCCCCGAAGGCCATGATCATCGCGATGATCGCGCAGATCGTGCTGCTGCCCGCGGTGACGTTCGGGCTCACCCTGCTGCTGAACGTGCAGGCGTCGATCGCGCTCGGCATGATCCTCGTGGCGTGCTGCCCGCCCGGCAACATCTCGCAGGTGCTCACCTACCGCTCGCGGGGCAACGTGGCGCTCTCGGTGTCGATGACGGCCGTCGCGAACGTGCTCTACATCTTCATCCTGCCGATCAGCGTGGTGTTCTGGGGCAGCCTCCACCCGACGGCGTCCGAGCTCGTGCGCACCGTGAGCCTCAACGGCTGGCAGATGCTGCTCGAGATCTTCCTCATCATCGGGTTGCCGTTCTTCGCCGGCCTGCTGATCCGGGCCAAGTGGCCGACCTTCGCGAAGCGCGTGCAGCCGTACGCCCGCTGGATCAGCCTCGCCGCGCTCGTCGGATTCATCGCGATTGCGCTCATCGGCAACTGGGCGGTCTTCATGGCCTACATCGGCGTCGTGCTCGTCGCCGTGTTCCTGCACGACGCGATCGCGCTCGGCCTCGGCTACGCGAGCGCGCGCATCGGCGGCCTGCCGAGCCGTGAGCGCAAGGCGATCACGTTCGAGGTCGGCATCCGCAATGCGGGCCTCGGGCTCGGCCTCGTGTTCACATTCTTCGGGGGCATCGGCGGCATGGCGATCGTCGCCGGCTGGTGGGGCATCTGGGACATCATCGCCGGCCTCGCCCTCGCGACGGTCTGGGCGCGCGTCACACGCAAGGCGGATGCCGCGCGCGCGGCATCGCTCGCAGGCGCCTCGTCGGTGCTGGTCGCCGCCGACGGCTCCCGCCCGGCCGACCCGGAGGCCTCCGCATGA
- a CDS encoding NAD(P)/FAD-dependent oxidoreductase, translating to MNPIALIGAGPSGLAGARALSRAGIPFVGFEAGPDVGGLWNIDNPRSTMYESAHLISSRTTTEFAEFPMASTADYPSHRELLGYFRAYADEYGLREPFRFDTRVTSVEPLPVADGDAPGSNGWRVTAVGPDGETTGEYSGVVLANGTLAEPNVPGFRGEFSGEIMHTSAYKSPKAFDGRRVLIIGAGNSGCDIAVDAVHHAASVDLSVRRGYYFVPRYLFGKPSDTLNQGRPLPAPIKQFIDKRVLQAFTGDPVRFGFPKPDYRIYESHPIVNTLILNHLGQGDLRIVPDIDRFDGRTVHFSDGTSGEYDLVMLATGYHLDYPFVDREHLNWTQASPKLFLNMFPPSFNGLFVLGMIEASGIGWQGRYEQAELIAAYLAAQRDAPEAAAAFRRRADAAWPDLSGGYKYLGLERMSYYVNKDAYRGTVKRLLGTLPAASVTEAPTGSTAAQEARA from the coding sequence GTGAACCCCATCGCCCTCATCGGAGCGGGCCCATCGGGCCTCGCCGGAGCCAGAGCGCTCAGCCGCGCCGGCATCCCCTTCGTCGGATTCGAGGCCGGCCCCGACGTCGGCGGCCTCTGGAACATCGACAACCCGCGCTCGACCATGTACGAATCGGCCCACCTCATCTCGAGCCGCACGACGACCGAGTTCGCCGAGTTCCCGATGGCCTCGACGGCCGACTACCCGAGCCACCGCGAGCTGCTCGGGTACTTCCGCGCCTACGCCGACGAGTACGGCCTGCGCGAGCCCTTCCGCTTCGACACGCGCGTGACCTCGGTCGAGCCGCTGCCCGTCGCCGACGGCGATGCGCCCGGCTCGAACGGCTGGCGCGTGACCGCCGTCGGCCCCGACGGCGAGACGACGGGCGAGTACTCGGGCGTCGTGCTGGCCAACGGCACGCTCGCCGAGCCGAACGTGCCGGGCTTCCGCGGCGAGTTCTCGGGCGAGATCATGCACACGAGCGCCTACAAGTCGCCGAAGGCGTTCGACGGCAGGCGCGTGCTCATCATCGGCGCGGGCAACTCGGGCTGCGACATCGCCGTCGACGCGGTGCACCACGCGGCATCCGTCGACCTGTCGGTCCGGCGCGGCTACTACTTCGTGCCCCGGTACCTCTTCGGCAAGCCCTCCGACACCCTGAACCAGGGACGCCCGCTGCCCGCGCCCATCAAGCAGTTCATCGACAAGCGGGTGCTCCAGGCGTTCACCGGCGACCCGGTGCGGTTCGGCTTCCCGAAGCCCGACTACAGGATCTACGAGTCGCACCCCATCGTGAACACGCTCATCCTGAACCACCTCGGCCAGGGCGACCTGCGCATCGTGCCCGACATCGACCGCTTCGACGGCCGCACGGTGCACTTCTCCGACGGCACCTCGGGCGAGTACGACCTCGTCATGCTCGCGACCGGGTACCACCTCGACTACCCGTTCGTCGATCGCGAGCACCTGAACTGGACGCAGGCCTCGCCGAAGCTCTTCCTCAACATGTTCCCGCCGTCGTTCAACGGACTGTTCGTGCTCGGCATGATCGAGGCCTCAGGCATCGGCTGGCAGGGCCGCTACGAGCAGGCCGAGCTCATCGCCGCCTACCTCGCCGCCCAGCGCGACGCGCCCGAAGCCGCGGCGGCGTTCCGCAGGCGAGCGGATGCCGCGTGGCCCGACCTCAGCGGCGGCTACAAGTACCTCGGGCTCGAACGCATGTCGTACTACGTCAACAAGGACGCCTACCGGGGCACCGTGAAGCGGCTGCTCGGCACGCTGCCCGCGGCATCCGTCACCGAAGCGCCGACCGGCTCCACCGCAGCCCAGGAGGCCCGCGCATGA
- the pta gene encoding phosphate acetyltransferase: MAHGIYICSAEGNTGKSTVALGVLDTLTRRATRVGVFRPIARSTDERDYVLDLLLAHDAVVPLAYDEAIGVDYDAVHADPEGALAEIVRRYKAIEHRCDAVVILGSDFTDVGSPTELAYNARIAANLAAPVLLVLGGRVGGGRERSEHLGQSEARTPDDLAQLAEIAVEELAREHSTLLGVVVNRADAERLDDIVAALRPIAGRVPATEAAGHDASGGASVAVWAIPEDQVLVAPSVRSIMAAVDGELATGDPDLLDREALGVVIAAMSMENVLTRLIEGSVVIIPADRSEVLLGVLTAHASANFPSISGIVLVGGFPLSEQVERLVEGLRAGLPIIRTALGSYDTAVAITQTRGRLAAESQRKRDTALSLFEKHVDGQALLDLLDVAAPEVVTPLMFEYGLLERARSARKHIVLPEGYDDRVLRAAATLLTRDVADLTILGEEIEIRSRAIGLGLDLSKAAVLSNHDFVHVARFAEEYQRRRAHKGVTLEQARDTVQDVSYFGTMMVELGLADGMVSGAVHTTAHTIRPAFEIVKTKPGVEVVSSVFLMALADRVLVYGDCAVVPDPTAEQLADIAISSARTAAQFGIEPRVAMLSYSTGESGSGADVDKVRRATAIVRERAPELAVEGPIQYDAAADAAVARTKLPESDVAGRATVFIFPDLNTGNNTYKAVQRSAGAVAIGPVLQGLNKPVNDLSRGALVQDIVNTVAITAIQAADAS; the protein is encoded by the coding sequence GTGGCGCACGGCATCTACATCTGTTCTGCTGAAGGCAACACCGGCAAGTCGACGGTCGCACTGGGGGTGCTCGACACGTTGACGAGGCGTGCGACGCGCGTCGGCGTGTTCCGGCCGATCGCCCGGTCGACCGACGAGCGCGACTACGTGCTCGACCTGCTGCTCGCGCACGACGCGGTCGTTCCCCTCGCCTACGACGAGGCCATCGGCGTCGACTACGACGCCGTGCACGCCGACCCCGAGGGGGCGCTCGCCGAGATCGTGCGCCGGTACAAGGCCATCGAGCACCGCTGCGACGCGGTCGTGATCCTCGGCTCCGACTTCACGGATGTCGGCAGCCCCACCGAGCTGGCCTACAACGCACGCATCGCGGCGAACCTCGCGGCGCCCGTGCTGCTCGTGCTCGGCGGCCGCGTGGGCGGTGGGCGCGAGCGCTCCGAGCACCTGGGGCAGTCCGAGGCCCGCACGCCCGACGACCTCGCCCAGCTCGCCGAGATCGCGGTCGAGGAGCTCGCGCGCGAGCACTCCACGCTCCTCGGCGTCGTGGTCAACCGCGCCGACGCCGAGCGTCTCGACGACATCGTGGCCGCCCTGCGGCCGATCGCGGGCCGGGTGCCGGCGACCGAGGCCGCCGGGCACGACGCCAGCGGCGGGGCATCCGTCGCCGTCTGGGCCATCCCCGAAGACCAGGTGCTCGTGGCGCCGTCGGTGCGCTCGATCATGGCCGCCGTCGACGGCGAGCTCGCCACGGGCGACCCCGACCTGCTCGACCGCGAGGCGCTCGGGGTCGTGATCGCGGCCATGTCGATGGAGAACGTGCTGACGCGTCTCATCGAGGGCTCGGTCGTGATCATCCCGGCCGACCGAAGCGAGGTGCTGCTCGGCGTGCTCACGGCGCACGCCTCGGCGAACTTCCCGTCGATCTCGGGCATCGTGCTGGTGGGCGGGTTCCCCCTCTCCGAACAGGTCGAGCGGCTCGTCGAGGGCCTGCGCGCCGGCCTGCCGATCATCCGCACGGCGCTCGGAAGCTACGACACCGCGGTCGCGATCACGCAGACGCGCGGTCGGCTCGCGGCCGAGTCCCAGCGCAAGCGCGACACGGCCCTCTCGCTCTTCGAGAAGCACGTCGACGGGCAGGCGCTGCTCGACCTGCTCGACGTCGCAGCACCCGAGGTCGTGACGCCGCTCATGTTCGAGTACGGCCTGCTCGAGCGTGCGAGGAGCGCGCGCAAGCACATCGTGCTGCCAGAGGGTTACGACGACCGGGTGCTCCGCGCAGCCGCCACGCTGCTCACGCGCGACGTCGCCGACCTCACGATCCTCGGCGAGGAGATCGAGATCCGCTCGCGCGCGATCGGCCTCGGCCTCGACCTCTCGAAGGCCGCGGTGCTCTCCAACCACGACTTCGTGCACGTCGCGCGCTTCGCCGAGGAGTACCAGCGGCGCCGCGCGCACAAGGGCGTCACGCTCGAGCAGGCGCGCGACACGGTCCAGGACGTGTCGTACTTCGGCACCATGATGGTCGAGCTCGGGCTCGCCGACGGCATGGTCTCCGGTGCCGTGCACACGACGGCGCACACGATCCGGCCCGCGTTCGAGATCGTGAAGACGAAGCCGGGCGTCGAGGTCGTCTCGAGCGTGTTCCTCATGGCGCTCGCCGACCGCGTGCTCGTCTACGGCGACTGCGCCGTCGTGCCCGACCCGACGGCCGAGCAGCTCGCCGACATCGCCATCTCCTCGGCGCGCACGGCCGCCCAGTTCGGCATCGAGCCGCGCGTGGCGATGCTCTCGTACTCGACCGGCGAGTCCGGCTCGGGCGCCGACGTCGACAAGGTGCGGCGTGCGACCGCGATCGTGCGCGAGCGGGCGCCCGAACTCGCGGTCGAGGGCCCGATCCAGTACGACGCGGCGGCCGATGCTGCAGTCGCACGCACGAAGCTCCCCGAGTCGGATGTCGCGGGGCGGGCGACGGTGTTCATCTTCCCCGACCTCAATACCGGCAACAACACCTACAAGGCCGTGCAGCGATCCGCGGGCGCGGTCGCGATCGGACCCGTGCTGCAGGGGCTCAACAAGCCCGTGAACGATCTCTCGAGAGGGGCCCTCGTGCAGGACATCGTGAACACCGTGGCGATCACGGCGATCCAGGCGGCCGACGCGTCATGA
- a CDS encoding acetate/propionate family kinase, protein MSIVLVVNSGSSSLKYQLLDVETGHPLASGLIERIGTADGHVKHTAAGGDGEPVVWDAAVDAPDHDAAFGVMLEAFAANGPSLDDHAPVAVGHRVVQGGARFFEPTVITELVKINIDELSVLAPLHNPANLAGIRAAQRAFPGVPHVAVFDTAFHQTMPPAAYTYAIDRALAEKHRVRRYGFHGTSHRFVSRAAAEFLGRPVEDLKLIVLHLGNGASACAVDGGRSVDTSMGMTPLEGLVMGTRSGDLDPAVILHLQRRASLDADATDRLLNSQSGLLGLSGHADMRDLEAARAAGDEASVVAFDVYAHRLRSYIGAYAAQLGRVDAIVFTAGVGENSATVRAAALDGLDWFGVEVDEARNTSSDRGSRRISTDASRTAVLVVPTNEELEIARQTFEVVAG, encoded by the coding sequence ATGAGCATCGTCCTCGTCGTCAACTCGGGTTCGTCTTCGCTGAAGTACCAACTGCTCGACGTCGAGACGGGGCATCCGCTCGCGAGCGGGCTGATCGAGCGCATCGGCACCGCCGACGGGCACGTGAAGCACACGGCGGCGGGCGGTGACGGCGAGCCGGTGGTGTGGGATGCCGCGGTCGACGCACCCGACCACGACGCGGCGTTCGGGGTCATGCTCGAGGCGTTCGCCGCGAACGGACCGTCGCTCGACGACCACGCGCCCGTCGCGGTCGGCCACCGGGTCGTGCAGGGCGGAGCCCGGTTCTTCGAGCCCACCGTCATCACCGAGCTCGTGAAGATCAACATCGACGAGCTCTCGGTGCTCGCACCGTTGCACAACCCGGCGAACCTCGCCGGAATCCGGGCCGCGCAGCGGGCGTTCCCCGGAGTGCCGCACGTGGCGGTGTTCGACACCGCGTTCCACCAGACGATGCCGCCCGCGGCTTACACGTACGCCATCGACCGCGCGCTCGCCGAGAAGCACCGCGTGCGCCGGTACGGCTTCCACGGCACCTCGCACCGGTTCGTGTCGCGCGCGGCCGCCGAGTTCCTGGGCCGCCCGGTCGAAGACCTGAAGCTCATCGTGCTGCACCTCGGCAACGGCGCATCGGCCTGCGCGGTCGACGGCGGCCGCTCGGTCGACACGAGCATGGGCATGACGCCGCTCGAGGGCCTCGTCATGGGCACGCGCTCGGGCGATCTCGACCCGGCAGTGATCCTGCACCTGCAGCGCCGGGCCTCGCTCGACGCCGATGCGACCGACCGCCTGCTCAACTCGCAGAGCGGCCTGCTCGGCCTCAGCGGGCACGCCGACATGCGCGACCTCGAGGCCGCACGAGCCGCGGGCGACGAGGCGTCCGTCGTCGCGTTCGACGTGTACGCGCACCGCCTGCGCTCGTACATCGGCGCGTACGCGGCGCAGCTCGGCCGGGTCGACGCGATCGTGTTCACGGCGGGCGTCGGCGAGAACTCCGCGACCGTGCGCGCGGCGGCGCTCGACGGGCTCGACTGGTTCGGCGTCGAGGTCGACGAGGCCCGCAACACCTCGTCCGACCGGGGCTCCAGGCGCATCTCGACCGATGCCTCGCGCACGGCCGTGCTCGTCGTGCCCACGAACGAGGAGCTCGAGATCGCACGCCAGACCTTCGAGGTCGTCGCGGGCTGA
- a CDS encoding helix-turn-helix transcriptional regulator, with translation MDERENPMSDAAASRGDDPGASPTGSPSPERTPATRRAADGHVDLQDAGSMRALAHPLRLRILGLLRLEGPHSVGMLVEATGAASGSISYHLGTLAKHGFVVPAPERERDGRERWWKSAHQITVLHAEDYLGDPERREAAEAMRRTVLESYHRELLDALDAELSLEPEWVAASDSSDGAAHLTVDEMRELTADLDAVHEKWWARGRERRPGTRTVRWITHVFPRSES, from the coding sequence ATGGACGAGCGCGAGAACCCGATGTCGGATGCCGCGGCGAGCCGAGGTGACGACCCGGGGGCGAGCCCGACGGGTTCGCCGAGCCCGGAGCGCACCCCGGCGACGCGACGGGCGGCCGACGGACACGTCGACCTGCAGGACGCCGGATCCATGCGCGCCCTCGCGCACCCGCTGCGGCTGCGCATCCTCGGGCTGCTGCGCCTCGAGGGTCCGCACTCGGTCGGCATGCTCGTCGAGGCGACGGGCGCGGCATCCGGGTCGATCAGCTACCACCTGGGCACGCTCGCGAAGCACGGCTTCGTGGTGCCGGCGCCCGAGCGCGAGCGCGACGGCCGCGAGCGGTGGTGGAAGTCGGCGCACCAGATCACCGTGCTGCACGCCGAGGACTACCTCGGCGACCCCGAGCGCCGCGAAGCGGCCGAGGCCATGCGGCGGACCGTGCTCGAGTCGTACCACCGCGAACTGCTCGACGCGCTCGACGCCGAGCTCTCGCTCGAACCCGAGTGGGTCGCGGCGTCGGACTCGAGCGACGGCGCCGCGCACCTCACCGTCGACGAGATGCGCGAGCTCACCGCAGACCTCGATGCGGTGCACGAGAAGTGGTGGGCGCGTGGGCGCGAGCGCCGACCCGGCACCCGCACCGTGCGCTGGATCACGCACGTCTTCCCGCGGAGCGAGTCGTGA